The following proteins come from a genomic window of Corallococcus sp. NCRR:
- a CDS encoding MBL fold metallo-hydrolase, whose translation MNAGPMRAADKARQKAFRTAFPSHGQRPSWGGRLLRLFGWGLLLLGAFLGVVVIDGWRSFGQVPDGARLERMKRSPQWLDGGFENPQPILNNWERTLSDLFHSSEESTPRMPVVVDRIDPKRFATPPEDGLRVTWMGHSSTLVEVDGHRVLTDPMWGERTSPLGWIGPKRWFPAPIALDALPPIDAVVISHDHYDHLDFATIEAMKDWDTTFVVPLGVGAHLEYWGVPAKRIVELDWWERTKVKGLDIVCTPARHASGRFLQQNKTLWAGWALVGSKHRVYYSGDTGLFPAMEEIGAKLGPFDLTMIETGQYGAGWPDWHLGPEQAVLAHRLVQGRLFLPVHWGLVTLAYHGWTEPMERSLVAAKHDGVGITAPRPGQDFLPLAPPPVERWWPDRPWKTAEEAPIVASQIPPKLREGHPALPLLPVPATVSPQGAQATKPGPNSQAAPQGANPTAAKPQAAPPSVNPPVMNAQPSAPQGAGPTAATPSAAPPSATPPSPAPQGAGTMPAVPATVAAPIPNPAGAAVATPHE comes from the coding sequence ATGAACGCGGGACCCATGCGGGCCGCGGACAAGGCCCGACAGAAGGCCTTCCGCACGGCCTTTCCCTCCCACGGCCAGCGGCCGTCCTGGGGCGGCAGGTTGTTGCGCCTGTTCGGATGGGGCCTGCTCCTGCTGGGTGCGTTCCTGGGGGTCGTCGTCATCGACGGGTGGCGTTCGTTCGGCCAGGTGCCGGACGGGGCGCGGCTGGAGCGGATGAAGCGCTCGCCGCAGTGGCTGGACGGCGGCTTCGAGAACCCGCAGCCCATCCTGAACAACTGGGAGCGGACGCTGTCGGACCTGTTCCACTCCAGCGAGGAGAGCACGCCCCGGATGCCGGTGGTGGTGGACCGCATCGACCCGAAGCGCTTCGCCACGCCTCCCGAGGACGGCTTGCGCGTCACCTGGATGGGGCACTCGTCCACGCTGGTGGAGGTGGACGGGCACCGCGTGCTCACCGACCCCATGTGGGGCGAGCGCACGTCGCCCCTGGGGTGGATTGGCCCGAAGCGCTGGTTCCCCGCGCCCATCGCGCTGGACGCGCTGCCGCCCATCGACGCGGTGGTGATTTCGCACGACCACTATGACCACCTGGACTTCGCCACCATCGAGGCGATGAAGGACTGGGACACCACGTTCGTGGTGCCGCTGGGCGTGGGCGCGCACCTGGAATACTGGGGCGTACCGGCCAAGCGCATCGTGGAGCTGGACTGGTGGGAGCGCACGAAGGTGAAGGGGTTGGACATCGTGTGCACGCCCGCGCGGCATGCGTCGGGCCGGTTCCTCCAGCAGAACAAGACGCTGTGGGCGGGCTGGGCGCTGGTGGGCTCCAAGCACCGCGTCTACTACTCCGGCGACACGGGCCTGTTCCCCGCGATGGAGGAGATTGGCGCGAAGCTGGGGCCGTTCGATTTGACGATGATTGAAACGGGGCAGTACGGCGCGGGCTGGCCGGACTGGCACCTGGGGCCGGAGCAGGCGGTGCTGGCGCACCGGCTGGTGCAGGGCCGGTTGTTCCTGCCGGTGCACTGGGGGCTGGTGACGCTGGCGTATCACGGCTGGACGGAGCCGATGGAGCGCTCGCTGGTGGCCGCGAAGCATGACGGCGTGGGCATCACCGCGCCCCGGCCCGGGCAGGACTTCCTCCCGCTGGCGCCGCCGCCCGTGGAGCGCTGGTGGCCCGACCGTCCGTGGAAGACGGCGGAGGAGGCGCCCATCGTGGCCAGCCAGATTCCGCCCAAGCTGAGGGAAGGACACCCCGCGCTGCCGCTGCTCCCGGTGCCCGCGACGGTGAGCCCGCAGGGCGCGCAGGCCACGAAGCCGGGCCCGAATTCGCAGGCCGCACCGCAAGGCGCGAACCCGACGGCCGCGAAGCCCCAGGCCGCACCGCCGAGCGTGAATCCCCCGGTGATGAACGCGCAACCCTCCGCTCCGCAAGGCGCGGGGCCGACCGCCGCGACTCCGTCGGCCGCTCCTCCGAGCGCGACGCCTCCTTCGCCAGCTCCGCAGGGCGCGGGGACGATGCCCGCTGTCCCCGCGACCGTGGCCGCTCCCATTCCCAATCCAGCGGGAGCCGCGGTCGCGACGCCGCATGAGTGA
- a CDS encoding DUF3293 domain-containing protein, translating to MSDARRAALHGAFRATGYVVLPHPLVGDRKHVLRVDAVHPELDAALTAHGFTRWAFLTAWNPRAHARPLRTNARLQQRLLALLEAQGHPSVSAVGVAEDRRWFEESLFAPGLSRDEAVRMGRLFDQEAVLWGSVGGAAELVMCREPARS from the coding sequence ATGAGTGACGCACGGCGGGCCGCGCTGCACGGGGCCTTCAGGGCCACGGGCTACGTGGTGCTCCCGCATCCACTCGTCGGAGACCGCAAGCACGTGCTGCGCGTGGACGCCGTGCATCCGGAGCTCGACGCGGCACTCACCGCTCACGGGTTCACCCGCTGGGCCTTCCTCACCGCGTGGAACCCCCGCGCGCACGCGCGTCCGCTCCGCACCAACGCGCGCCTCCAGCAGCGGCTGCTCGCGCTGCTTGAAGCGCAAGGCCACCCGAGCGTGTCCGCCGTGGGCGTGGCGGAGGACCGCCGCTGGTTCGAGGAGAGCCTCTTCGCCCCCGGCCTGTCCCGCGACGAGGCCGTGCGCATGGGCCGCCTGTTCGACCAGGAGGCCGTGCTCTGGGGCTCCGTGGGCGGCGCCGCGGAGCTGGTGATGTGCCGGGAGCCCGCGCGCTCCTGA
- a CDS encoding bifunctional metallophosphatase/5'-nucleotidase: protein MQPSAPRTRDAARPSVFLLAGAFVTGLLLAFHGGCGNNECTNAFDCQEQNPAPEGQGWTCVDHVCQAVTFPPPAGGDTDAGTGDTDGGTTVSVKIIAFNDFHGQLEPAAGSGGQIHQALLPDGGVDTTSRVNAGGAVYLGRYIADLRAKNPNSIVVSAGDLIGATPLLSALFHDEPTIEAMNDIGLDISAVGNHEFDEGGTELLRMQSGGCHPVDGCQDGTGFSGAKFKILAANVATGPTSTLLPRYDVRTFEGVKMAFIGMTLEGTPNIVTPTGIRGLEFKDEVETVNALVPELKAQGVNAMVVIVHEGGTPGPDSLYNECKGITGPIVEIASKLDPAVSVIVSGHTHQAYNCTLSGKLVTSAASVGRLVTDIDLTLDAATGQVVKAQAQNVIVTRTVTPDPEVNELITRYKGLTTPLENRVIGYIDQTLARGNIQLDPTGQSTMGFVIADAQLEATQGPNVGAAQIAFMNPGGVRADLVRDPADPNDKGAVTYGEAFTVQPFGNSLVTLTLTGAQIERLLEQQFQLASPRILHPSAGFTYAFSASAPAGSKVDPASIQLNGVVIDPAASYRVTVNSFLAPGGDGFTVLAEGTNPLGGAVDADALEAYLTAKSSEAAPLQAPALDRVTQLP, encoded by the coding sequence ATGCAGCCCTCCGCCCCCCGCACGCGTGATGCCGCGCGTCCCAGCGTCTTCCTCCTCGCCGGCGCCTTCGTCACCGGCCTGCTGCTCGCCTTCCACGGCGGCTGCGGCAACAACGAGTGCACCAATGCCTTCGACTGCCAGGAGCAGAACCCCGCGCCGGAAGGCCAGGGCTGGACCTGCGTGGACCACGTCTGCCAGGCCGTCACCTTCCCGCCCCCGGCAGGCGGTGACACCGACGCGGGCACCGGCGACACCGACGGCGGCACCACCGTCTCCGTGAAGATCATCGCCTTCAACGACTTCCACGGGCAGTTGGAGCCCGCGGCCGGCAGCGGCGGACAGATTCACCAGGCCCTGCTGCCGGACGGCGGCGTGGACACCACCAGCCGCGTGAACGCGGGCGGCGCCGTGTACCTGGGCCGCTACATCGCGGACCTGCGCGCGAAGAACCCGAACTCCATCGTGGTGTCCGCGGGTGACCTCATCGGCGCCACGCCACTGCTCTCCGCGCTCTTCCACGACGAGCCCACCATCGAGGCCATGAACGACATCGGCCTGGACATCAGCGCCGTGGGCAACCACGAGTTCGACGAGGGCGGCACGGAGCTCTTGCGCATGCAGTCCGGCGGCTGCCACCCGGTGGACGGCTGCCAGGACGGCACCGGCTTCTCCGGCGCGAAGTTCAAGATCCTCGCGGCCAACGTCGCCACCGGCCCCACCAGCACGCTTTTGCCTCGCTATGACGTGCGCACCTTCGAGGGCGTGAAGATGGCCTTCATCGGCATGACTCTGGAGGGCACGCCGAACATCGTCACCCCCACGGGCATCCGCGGCCTGGAGTTCAAGGACGAGGTGGAGACCGTCAACGCGCTCGTCCCGGAGCTGAAGGCACAGGGCGTGAACGCCATGGTCGTCATCGTGCACGAGGGCGGCACGCCCGGCCCGGACTCGCTCTACAACGAGTGCAAGGGCATCACCGGCCCCATCGTGGAGATCGCGTCGAAGCTGGACCCGGCGGTGAGCGTCATCGTCAGCGGCCACACCCACCAGGCCTACAACTGCACGCTGAGCGGCAAGCTCGTCACCAGCGCCGCGTCGGTGGGCCGGCTCGTCACGGACATCGACCTGACGCTGGACGCGGCCACGGGCCAGGTCGTGAAGGCCCAGGCCCAGAACGTCATCGTCACCCGCACCGTGACGCCCGACCCGGAGGTCAACGAGCTCATCACCCGCTACAAGGGCCTCACCACGCCGCTGGAGAACCGCGTCATCGGCTACATCGACCAGACGCTCGCGCGCGGCAACATCCAGTTGGACCCCACCGGCCAGTCCACCATGGGCTTCGTCATCGCGGACGCGCAGCTGGAGGCCACCCAGGGCCCGAACGTGGGCGCCGCCCAGATTGCCTTCATGAACCCCGGCGGCGTGCGCGCCGACCTCGTGCGCGACCCGGCCGACCCCAACGACAAGGGCGCCGTCACCTACGGCGAGGCCTTCACCGTGCAGCCCTTCGGCAACAGCCTGGTCACCCTGACGCTGACGGGCGCGCAGATCGAGCGCCTTCTGGAGCAGCAGTTCCAGCTCGCCAGCCCCCGCATCCTCCACCCCTCCGCGGGCTTCACGTATGCGTTCAGCGCGTCCGCGCCCGCGGGCTCCAAGGTGGACCCCGCCAGCATCCAGCTCAACGGCGTGGTCATCGACCCGGCCGCCAGCTACCGCGTCACCGTGAACAGCTTCCTCGCTCCTGGCGGCGACGGCTTCACCGTCCTCGCGGAGGGCACGAACCCGCTGGGCGGCGCGGTGGACGCGGACGCGCTGGAGGCGTACCTCACCGCGAAGAGCTCGGAGGCCGCGCCGCTCCAGGCCCCGGCGCTGGACCGCGTCACGCAGCTGCCGTAG
- the clpP gene encoding ATP-dependent Clp endopeptidase proteolytic subunit ClpP, which translates to MNVPFVIETTHRGERAYDLYSRLLKDRIILLGTPINDDVANLIVAQLLFLESEDPDKGINLYINSPGGSVTAALAMYDTMQYVKCPVSTICVGQAASAGALLLLAGSRGKRYALPNSRIMIHQPLGGAQGQATDIDIQAKEILRLRTYLNGLFVKHTGHTIERIEKDTERDYFMSAEEARQYGLIDEVVERASGVPAPK; encoded by the coding sequence ATGAACGTCCCCTTCGTCATTGAGACCACGCACCGCGGCGAGCGGGCGTACGACCTCTACAGCCGTCTGCTCAAGGACCGCATCATCCTCCTGGGCACGCCCATCAACGACGATGTGGCCAACCTCATCGTCGCCCAGCTGCTGTTCCTGGAGTCCGAGGACCCGGACAAGGGCATCAACCTCTACATCAACTCGCCCGGTGGCTCCGTCACGGCGGCGCTCGCGATGTATGACACGATGCAGTACGTCAAATGCCCCGTGTCCACCATCTGCGTGGGCCAGGCGGCCTCCGCGGGCGCGCTGCTCTTGCTGGCGGGCTCCAGGGGCAAGCGCTACGCCCTGCCCAACAGCCGCATCATGATCCACCAGCCGCTGGGTGGCGCGCAGGGCCAGGCGACGGACATCGACATCCAGGCGAAGGAGATCCTCCGCCTGCGCACGTACCTCAACGGCCTGTTCGTGAAGCACACGGGCCACACCATCGAGCGCATCGAGAAGGACACCGAGCGCGACTACTTCATGAGCGCCGAGGAGGCCCGGCAGTACGGCCTCATCGACGAGGTCGTGGAGCGCGCCTCGGGCGTGCCGGCGCCCAAGTAA
- a CDS encoding ELWxxDGT repeat protein — protein MRWKQSLSTVAVFLFSLGTSTGCESAAPASGAGPLPTEEGPKEPLPRPGDPPVKEEPGPVAQQPPPVKEEPGPAEEEPGPAEEEPEPVEEVIAAPFLVKDVTPGLLAALPAARTEGFVPLGHRWFFSVDDGVHGKELWSTDGTREGTAMVTDLLPGAEGSNPESLVRMGDRLYFTARMLPGLYALWSSDGTAEGTRRVTLLGSHAQNVAVGDGVFVFKARAVAGSAWWSDWYTLWRSDGTPRGTHELGEYGFVDRVTAIAPAWEGGSLDFIVRRFDGGAELWRTDGTAYRTRQLVGMVGPWEPTLMTRVGSRYVFWARGSETGPFTLWSTDGSPEGTVSLNSVRSSSSTPEQPVEPFTVIGNTAYFRAWDAESGEEPWKTDGTPEGTVRIADLMPGAANSHPVFTAAFAGSAWFTALEGTDTVLFKTDGTPEGTMRMTPAGARLDAEAKPQATPSGVFFSAFSTAGGNQVWRTDGTANGTLPVSAADPRGLPWLTGWNGDRMLFTSADGVLHATRATPGTTDTLAPLAAGQAGSFDASSEVVDVDGTLFFTTPVPQGAGPSGRALWRSNGTNGGTQRVELTSELEPTHLTPLNGGLLFLDGRDHTSLWWVDRAGGESRRVGDLGGNDPQLVSTGKHIWFVRGQHPDLQELWRTDGTVEGTLRVVDRIGRGIYSDIRPVLRAVGDTLYFTTVQSVWTPMSDTLWKSDGTREGTVRVHSFENASGWNSIRHIWPAGSRVYFHLMVDSWTHQVWVTEGTPETTHLVADLPFNHVPSHEAAALGDTLFLPLGGNVPKLWKTDGQTSGVVREFGLGPTTGGPTSLVVQNGQLLFWASDGSNGYALWRSDGTTEGTAPVQSAPPTDAPVRVTAPSPLVSLRPGGPLLFTASDGDAGLELWRTDGTAQGTKRLVDLVPGVRSSAPAHLTVAGDHLFFSAWTPESGRELWALPRQAPEAPASR, from the coding sequence ATGCGTTGGAAGCAGTCGTTGAGCACGGTGGCCGTCTTTCTCTTCTCACTGGGCACGAGCACGGGTTGCGAGTCTGCGGCGCCCGCCTCTGGAGCCGGGCCGCTCCCCACCGAGGAGGGCCCGAAGGAGCCCCTCCCTCGGCCCGGCGATCCGCCGGTGAAAGAGGAGCCCGGCCCGGTGGCGCAGCAGCCGCCGCCGGTGAAGGAGGAGCCCGGCCCCGCGGAGGAGGAGCCCGGCCCCGCGGAGGAGGAGCCCGAGCCCGTGGAGGAGGTCATCGCCGCGCCGTTCCTGGTGAAGGACGTCACGCCCGGGCTCCTGGCCGCGCTCCCCGCCGCGCGGACGGAGGGGTTCGTCCCGCTGGGCCACCGTTGGTTCTTCAGCGTGGACGACGGCGTCCACGGCAAGGAGCTCTGGAGCACGGACGGAACGCGGGAGGGCACGGCGATGGTGACCGACCTGCTGCCCGGCGCGGAAGGCTCCAACCCCGAGTCGCTCGTGCGCATGGGAGACCGGCTCTACTTCACCGCCCGGATGCTGCCAGGCCTGTACGCGCTGTGGAGCTCGGACGGCACCGCCGAGGGCACCCGGCGGGTGACCCTGCTGGGCAGCCACGCCCAGAACGTCGCCGTGGGCGATGGCGTCTTCGTCTTCAAGGCGCGGGCCGTGGCCGGATCCGCGTGGTGGAGTGACTGGTACACCCTGTGGCGCTCGGACGGCACGCCCCGGGGGACCCATGAGCTGGGGGAGTACGGCTTCGTGGACCGGGTCACCGCGATTGCCCCGGCCTGGGAGGGCGGCTCGCTCGACTTCATCGTCCGGCGGTTCGACGGCGGTGCCGAGCTATGGCGGACGGACGGCACGGCCTATCGCACGCGACAGCTGGTGGGCATGGTGGGCCCCTGGGAGCCCACGCTCATGACCCGGGTGGGCAGCCGCTACGTCTTCTGGGCACGCGGCAGTGAGACGGGGCCCTTCACCCTGTGGAGCACGGACGGGTCGCCCGAGGGGACCGTCTCCCTGAACTCCGTGCGCTCCAGCAGCTCCACCCCGGAGCAGCCGGTGGAGCCCTTCACCGTCATCGGGAACACGGCCTACTTCCGGGCCTGGGACGCCGAGTCCGGCGAGGAGCCGTGGAAGACGGACGGCACCCCCGAGGGCACCGTCCGCATCGCGGACCTGATGCCTGGCGCCGCCAACAGCCACCCCGTGTTCACCGCCGCGTTCGCGGGCAGCGCCTGGTTCACCGCGCTCGAGGGGACGGACACCGTGCTCTTCAAGACGGACGGCACCCCGGAGGGCACCATGCGCATGACGCCCGCGGGCGCGCGGCTGGACGCCGAGGCGAAGCCCCAGGCCACGCCCTCGGGTGTCTTCTTCTCCGCCTTCAGCACCGCCGGGGGAAACCAGGTGTGGCGCACGGATGGCACCGCCAACGGCACGCTCCCGGTGAGCGCCGCGGATCCGCGGGGCCTGCCCTGGCTGACCGGCTGGAACGGGGACCGGATGCTCTTCACGTCCGCGGACGGCGTGCTCCACGCGACGCGGGCGACGCCCGGCACGACGGACACCCTGGCGCCGCTGGCCGCTGGCCAGGCGGGCTCCTTCGACGCGAGCTCCGAGGTCGTGGACGTGGACGGCACGCTCTTCTTCACCACGCCCGTCCCCCAGGGCGCCGGTCCGTCCGGACGGGCGCTGTGGCGCTCGAACGGGACGAACGGGGGAACGCAGCGGGTGGAGCTCACCTCCGAGCTGGAGCCCACGCACCTGACGCCGCTCAACGGAGGCCTGCTGTTCCTCGACGGGCGCGACCACACCTCGCTCTGGTGGGTGGACCGCGCGGGCGGTGAGTCGCGGCGGGTGGGAGACCTCGGGGGCAACGACCCCCAGCTGGTCTCCACGGGGAAGCACATCTGGTTCGTGCGCGGGCAGCATCCTGACTTGCAGGAGCTGTGGCGCACGGACGGCACGGTGGAGGGCACCCTGCGCGTGGTGGACCGCATCGGACGGGGCATCTACAGCGACATCCGGCCCGTGCTCCGGGCGGTGGGGGACACGCTCTACTTCACGACGGTCCAGAGCGTCTGGACGCCGATGAGCGACACGCTGTGGAAGTCGGACGGGACGCGCGAGGGCACGGTGCGCGTCCACTCCTTCGAGAACGCCTCCGGCTGGAATTCCATCCGGCACATCTGGCCCGCGGGCTCGCGCGTCTACTTCCATCTGATGGTGGACTCCTGGACCCATCAGGTGTGGGTCACGGAGGGAACGCCGGAGACGACGCACCTCGTGGCGGACCTGCCCTTCAACCACGTCCCCAGCCACGAAGCCGCGGCGCTGGGCGACACGCTGTTCCTGCCGCTGGGCGGCAATGTCCCGAAGCTCTGGAAGACGGACGGGCAGACCTCCGGGGTCGTGCGCGAGTTCGGCCTGGGCCCCACCACCGGGGGGCCCACGTCCCTCGTCGTCCAGAACGGCCAGCTGCTGTTCTGGGCGTCGGATGGCTCGAACGGCTACGCGCTGTGGAGGAGCGACGGCACGACGGAGGGCACGGCGCCGGTGCAGAGCGCCCCACCGACCGACGCCCCCGTCCGCGTCACGGCCCCCAGTCCCCTGGTGTCGCTGCGCCCGGGCGGGCCGCTCCTCTTCACCGCGTCTGACGGCGACGCCGGCCTGGAGCTGTGGAGGACGGACGGCACGGCCCAGGGCACGAAGCGGCTGGTGGACCTGGTCCCCGGGGTCCGGTCCTCGGCGCCCGCGCACCTGACGGTCGCGGGTGACCACCTCTTCTTCTCCGCGTGGACGCCCGAGTCCGGGCGTGAGCTGTGGGCCCTGCCGCGTCAGGCCCCCGAGGCTCCGGCTTCGCGATAG
- a CDS encoding ELWxxDGT repeat protein yields the protein MRLKPSRSVLTTFLLTLGASLGCGSPSEPEPGPPPEASGPQEPGPAPQEEQEQPDPVTEAEAPLPTPLLLKDILPGVPSAPELSPASFVALGATQFFTMDDGIHGPELWRTDGTPEGTAMVADLMPGALGSNPASLIPMGDRLYFVARTLTDPYMPAKFNGSDLHGLWRTDGTAQGTEQVVALGGAASFITEHQGALYFEAPTVGEPHRAHLWRSDGTPEGTRELHEVGAKRHAALTPAWLGDSLFFRATGHDERPELWKTDGTPEGTVRVARFLDGLGPAAPQHLTTLGGRVLFWAWSEGRPSPIPWTSDGTEAGTTPLKDLLMSRGYHAQPERFVVLGNTAFFSAWDAEGGQEPWKTDGTPAGTVRVKDLWPGPEGSNPGELIARDGRVYFSATARGYAPGVWRTDGTEEGTVVLAPMSGGDPAVLTSWSVLPDGSGQVIYSDWFQEGGHRVWRTNTTASGPDPLVPASDTHEFKLKGWGLGLQYFTSTDGTLWATDGTAEGTRVLRRFSADREDVYSSEFTESVALDGAYYFTRPQRLLLKPGQEGVVPVLWRTDGTPEGTRQVSRRAPGVFEQAPTSLTPVNGQLLFVDAHDRKTLWTLDARTEEVRPLTDLPQGDESLALTSTGTQAWFVRKLSTSLQELWRTDGTPEGTVRVAATPMDSPGGWTPRLLTPVGGTLYFASHDDVELRDSLWKTDGTPEGTVKLKSFVRGPAGVELLAIYPVGSRVYFRVRAETHQLWLTDGTAESSRIVSELPGAGLFVPRRVEWAAVGDTLFLSFESFGGEAPRLWKTDGKSSGVVRALPQANVAAPPTRLTANGDHLLFWWTDGASGFELWKSDGTEAGTVPVKDLHPGAAGSVGIPGPLVPLGPKGPWVFAASDGATGVELWRTDGTARGTKPLADALPGPMSSSPANLVVAGDKVFFSAWTPETGREPWVLPLR from the coding sequence ATGCGTTTGAAGCCGTCGCGGAGTGTGCTGACCACCTTCCTCCTCACCCTGGGCGCGAGCCTCGGATGCGGGTCACCGTCCGAGCCGGAGCCCGGGCCCCCTCCAGAGGCCTCCGGGCCCCAGGAACCCGGCCCCGCGCCCCAGGAGGAACAGGAGCAGCCGGACCCGGTGACGGAGGCGGAGGCGCCGTTACCCACGCCGCTCCTGTTGAAGGACATCCTCCCCGGGGTTCCGAGCGCCCCCGAGCTGAGCCCCGCCAGCTTCGTCGCGCTGGGCGCGACCCAGTTCTTCACGATGGATGACGGCATCCATGGACCGGAGCTGTGGCGGACGGACGGAACGCCGGAAGGCACGGCGATGGTGGCGGACCTGATGCCAGGGGCGCTGGGGTCGAACCCGGCCTCGCTCATCCCGATGGGGGACCGGCTGTACTTCGTGGCCCGGACGCTGACGGACCCCTACATGCCCGCGAAGTTCAACGGCAGCGACCTGCATGGCCTGTGGCGCACGGACGGCACCGCGCAGGGCACCGAGCAGGTGGTGGCCCTGGGCGGCGCCGCGTCCTTCATCACCGAGCACCAGGGGGCCCTCTACTTCGAGGCCCCGACCGTGGGTGAGCCCCACCGCGCCCACCTCTGGCGCAGCGACGGCACCCCCGAGGGCACCCGGGAGCTGCACGAGGTCGGAGCGAAGCGGCACGCGGCCCTGACTCCGGCCTGGCTGGGGGACTCGCTCTTCTTCCGGGCCACGGGCCACGACGAGCGCCCGGAGCTGTGGAAGACGGACGGCACGCCCGAGGGCACCGTCCGCGTCGCGCGCTTCCTGGACGGCCTGGGCCCCGCCGCGCCCCAGCACCTCACCACGCTGGGCGGCAGGGTCCTCTTCTGGGCCTGGAGCGAGGGGCGGCCCTCCCCCATCCCGTGGACGTCCGACGGCACGGAGGCGGGCACCACCCCGCTGAAGGACCTCTTGATGAGCCGCGGCTACCACGCACAGCCCGAGCGCTTCGTCGTCCTGGGGAACACGGCCTTCTTCAGCGCCTGGGACGCCGAGGGCGGACAGGAGCCGTGGAAGACGGACGGCACGCCCGCGGGCACCGTCCGCGTCAAGGACCTGTGGCCGGGCCCCGAGGGCAGCAACCCCGGTGAGCTCATCGCGCGGGACGGGCGCGTCTACTTCAGCGCGACGGCGCGTGGGTACGCCCCGGGGGTGTGGCGGACGGATGGAACGGAGGAGGGGACCGTGGTGCTCGCGCCCATGTCGGGTGGGGACCCGGCGGTGCTGACGTCCTGGTCCGTGCTCCCGGACGGCTCCGGGCAGGTCATCTACAGCGACTGGTTCCAGGAGGGAGGCCACCGGGTCTGGCGCACGAACACCACCGCCTCGGGCCCGGATCCGCTCGTCCCTGCCTCGGACACCCATGAATTCAAGCTGAAGGGCTGGGGCCTGGGCCTCCAGTACTTCACGTCCACGGACGGGACGCTCTGGGCGACGGATGGCACCGCGGAGGGGACGCGCGTGCTGCGGCGCTTCTCCGCGGACCGCGAGGACGTCTACTCCTCGGAGTTCACCGAGTCCGTGGCGCTGGACGGCGCGTACTACTTCACCCGGCCGCAAAGGCTCCTCTTGAAGCCGGGGCAGGAGGGCGTCGTCCCGGTGCTCTGGCGCACGGACGGCACGCCGGAAGGAACGCGCCAGGTGAGCCGTAGGGCCCCGGGTGTCTTCGAGCAAGCGCCCACCTCCCTCACCCCGGTGAACGGCCAGCTGTTGTTCGTGGACGCGCACGACCGCAAGACGCTCTGGACCCTGGACGCCCGGACCGAGGAGGTCCGCCCGCTGACGGACCTGCCCCAGGGCGACGAAAGCCTCGCGCTCACCTCCACGGGCACGCAGGCGTGGTTCGTCCGAAAGCTGTCGACCTCCCTCCAGGAGCTGTGGCGGACGGACGGCACGCCCGAGGGCACGGTGCGCGTGGCGGCCACGCCCATGGACTCGCCTGGAGGATGGACGCCGCGGCTGCTCACGCCGGTGGGCGGGACGCTCTACTTCGCCTCGCACGATGACGTGGAGCTGCGCGACTCGCTGTGGAAGACGGACGGCACACCCGAGGGCACGGTGAAGCTCAAGTCCTTCGTGCGCGGCCCCGCCGGAGTGGAGCTGCTGGCCATCTACCCGGTGGGCTCGCGCGTGTACTTCCGGGTCCGGGCGGAGACCCACCAGCTCTGGCTCACGGACGGCACCGCCGAAAGCAGCCGCATCGTGTCCGAGCTGCCCGGGGCCGGCCTGTTCGTCCCGCGCAGGGTCGAATGGGCCGCGGTGGGTGACACGCTGTTCCTCTCGTTCGAATCCTTTGGCGGCGAGGCTCCGAGGTTGTGGAAGACGGACGGGAAGAGCTCGGGGGTCGTGCGCGCCCTGCCCCAGGCGAACGTGGCCGCGCCGCCCACGCGCCTCACCGCGAACGGGGACCACCTGCTGTTCTGGTGGACGGACGGCGCGAGCGGCTTCGAGCTCTGGAAGAGCGACGGCACGGAGGCGGGCACGGTGCCCGTGAAGGACCTGCACCCCGGCGCCGCGGGCAGCGTGGGCATCCCCGGGCCGCTGGTGCCGCTGGGCCCGAAGGGGCCGTGGGTGTTCGCGGCCTCGGACGGCGCCACGGGCGTGGAGCTGTGGCGGACGGACGGCACGGCGCGAGGAACGAAGCCGCTCGCGGACGCGCTGCCCGGCCCCATGTCCTCGTCCCCCGCGAACCTGGTGGTCGCGGGCGACAAGGTCTTCTTCTCCGCGTGGACGCCGGAGACGGGCCGCGAGCCCTGGGTGCTGCCCCTGCGCTGA